The sequence AATCACCTCGCCTGAACGCATCTTCCCAATGATCCGCTCAATATCAGCAAGACTGCCTCGGTGCGAGATGAATCCGGAGCAATCGATTCGGGCCGAGGCAAGCTGATCCAAGATGCGGGGGATGTCCTTCTCTGGGCGGCTTTGGCCGCCCTCGGATCCGGTGAGAATGCGACCAAAATGCAAGGGCAGTGTATGAATGCTGACCCGTTGATTGTGAGGCATCACACCGAAGAGCACGCAGCGTCCGCCACGCAGTTTGGCCAGATCGTAGGCTGTCTCGATCACTTTCGGATTTCCCGTGCCGTCGATGGTCACGTCGGCCAGACCGCCGAGAATCGCCTTAATCCGCTCCGCGGCGTTTTCGCGCGAGGCATTGATCTGATGGGTCAGGCCGTATTCCGCTGCCTTGGCCAGTTTGTGGTCATGAAGGTCGACGCCGATGATCGCATTGGCCCCGGCGAGCTTGGCGCCAAGCATCACACCCAACCCGATGCCCCCTACCCCGAAGATGACGACCGATTCGCCGCGTTGGACTTTCGCGTCGTTGTGGATGATGCCGAATCCAGTGGTCAGCGTGTCGGCCAACAGGCAGCACAGCTCGAAATCGGTATCCGGTGGGACTTTGGTCAGACGGTTTTCGGAAATGACCGCGTATTTCTGGAACGTGGTGATCGGACCGGCGTTCACTTTGGTGCCGTTCCAATCATAGACCGAGCCCCCGGCATCAATCCCCGCTCCCGGACGCCAGTGGCAAACGACGCGGTCGCCCGGTGCAATGTGGGTCACTTCGGGACCAATCTCGAGGACAATGGCCCCAGCCTCATGACCAAGCAAATGCGGAAGGAATTGGTCGGGACCCTTGACGCCATCGATCTCGCCAATCTGAGATCCGCAGACGCGGGTGGCATGGATTTCGACAAGCACTTGCCCGCGTTTGAGCGCAGGCACCTCGACTTCATCGATGACAAGCGGTTTGCGCTGCTCGACCAAAATGGCAGCGGGTGTTTTCATGATTCTCTCACGGAGGCACGAAGACACCAAGAGTAGCAATCTGAGGTAACGGCAAACATCTTCACAGTTTCAGACACTCTGCGTCTCTGTGTCTTTGTGAGAAACACTTTTCCTTACTGCTTTCTCTCACGGAGACACGAAGACACAAGAAACGCTAAATACGAACAGACCATAGGTGTTTTCAAAGCTTCAAATCTCCAATGCCTTTGTGTCTTTGTGAAAAACCTTCTTCCGAACTGTTTCCTCTTACGGAGGCACGGGTGCTCAAAGGGATGGGATCCAAAGAGCCATTGATAATGCGAGTGATTCCGTCGCGCATGAGCGCTTCACCGAAGTTCAGCAAGTAACCCAACTTCAACCCAGTGAGTCGCAAATACGTCAAAAGCTGCTTCTTGTGCGCGGGTGTTACGTGTTCGACCGACTTCAACTCCAAGAGCACTTTTCCCTCCACAATCACATCTGCGCGAAAGCCCTCGGCAAATCGCTCGCCCTCATATTCGATCGGCACCGCAACCTGCCGTTCCACGCGAAGTCCGCGACGCTCCAGCGCCCGCGCCAAAGTCACTTCGTAGACGGTCTCAAGAAGACCAGGCCAAAGATCCCGAGGCAGAGCAACCGCACAGTCCACGACAGCGGATCCAATCTCATTCTCGTCCATCTTCGTGTCTCTGTGCCTCCGCGAGAGTCCCCAATCTACTCGAAGTAGATGAAACTGTGGTCGCCGGTGTAGCCGGTTTATTTGAACTACCAGTCCCCGGCGTCGAAAGCGTGTGTTATTTTGCTTGGCGCGTCCTCGCCTCTTTCGCCGGCAACCGCAGCTGTCCAAGGAGATCTCCGGGAATGCTCGTAAGATGCTTGTCGCGGTATACCAACACGAAACCGTTCGCTTTCGCGCACGCGGCGATCAAAAGATCCGTCAGCGGAATCCGGGCCCCAAGCGCTTCCCGGATCACCAGCGCCTCGCGGCCGACTTTTTCATCGACCGGGAGAGGATCTCCCAACGCGGCCCGATAGATCGAGAGGATCCGCGCTTTTTCTTTTGCCGTGTAGGTAGAGCGGCTCAAAAAGATTTCGAACTCGACCCAGGTCAGGATGCAGATGGCCAACTTGTCGCCGGAGGCCTCGAGCAAACGCTCGACCACCTCACACCCGCTCTCTTGCAACAAGTGGGCAAGCAGTGCGGACGTGTCGATGAGATAGCGCTTTTTCAAACTTGACGGTCATGCGCCCGCTGCCAAGCGCGATCGGCTTCATACTCGGCCTTCAGCTTGGCGGCCGCCCTCTTGTTGCCCGTGGCAATTTTCTGTGCTTCGCGAAGCCGCGTCACTGCATCCGGCAACACCCGAGCCACGAGAGTCTTGTTCTTGGAGTCGGCTAGCCACACCAATCTGGTGCCGGTCTTTATACCGTGGCGCCGCGCGAGCACCGCGGGAATGGTGGTTTGCAGTTTACCTGTCACCAATGAACTTGGAAGGAGCGTGCTGCTGGAATCCATATCAAGGAAATTATTATTCAAGGATTACGGGTGTCAAGGGGGCCGCCTTAAGCCAACAGCTCATGCGCCCCGCTCCACGCTTATTCAAAGTAAATAAAGCTGTGGTCGCCGGTGTAACCGGTTTGTTTGAACCACCATTCCCACTCATCCGGGGCGAAAAAGGCGCGGCAGGTCAGCTGCCAATAGAGCAGATTGGCTTTCTCTGATTCATTCCGCCAGCTCTCGACACAAAGGTAACGGTGTTTCTTGCCGACCCGCATCATTTCACGGAGCGCACGGTCGAGATCGTAGCAAGGCAGGTTGTGAAGCGTGTTGATGGAAAATACAAAGTCGAATTCGCCGTCGGCAAAGGGCACCTCGGACGCTTTACCATGCACCATGCGGTCCTTCACCTCGGGCTTGGCGTGGTCGATGGCATACGAACTGATTTCCAGACCGGCAACCTCAATTCCGGGGACGGCTTGGGTGAGATCGTAGAGCAGGAAACCCTTCCCGCAGCCGATATCGAGGACCTTGTCGCCGGCCTTGAGTCCGTAGTGTTTCGCCATCAGGTCCGCGACCTTGCGCCAGCGTCCGTCGTAATTCATGCCGCCGTAGCCGGTCCGACGGTCGCCATCCCAATATTCGACGTCCCATTTCAGCGCCAGTTCGGCAGCCTTGGCCTTCGGGTATTCAGGATCGTTGACCCTAGCGAGGTAGTCGCGCGTTGTCGCCTTGTGGATCGGCGCGATGAAATCGACGTAGGACATGAGAGGAAATGAAGAAGTTAAAGTGAAGAATGCAGAATTTTCAGAGACCCGACGCCAAACGCTCGAATTTTTCCATGCTTTCGGAATCCTCTTTGGCTTCGAGCAAGGGGCACAGTTCTTTCCGGATCAAAGAAAGGTCGAGTTGTTTGCCTTGGCGCGACAACACGCCTCGCACATCGGCCCAGTCTCTATCGCGCCCGGCAAAAACTTTATGCACGATTAGATCCTCGGCCGAGCAGGTTGGCAAAACGCAGCTCTCTCTGAAAGCATAGTCCGACGACCTCTTCACAGATCGCTCCTCAAACGGAAGTGCCCCCAGCGCCACATCGAGATCAACTCCATTCCCGGCTTTGAGCAACACCACGCGTGCTCGCTGGGCAAACTCTGCAGCATCCGCACGCCGCGGCGCGAAATTACCTACCAACTCGTCAATGAATACACTCTCCGAACCAAAGCCCGTTAACAACGTGAGATCAGCGTCGCGCGTGAAGCGCGGTTCGCCCCAACGCTGCACGGCAAGACCACCGATGAGACAGCTAGGCCAATCTCGCTCGCGGCAGAAGCTCACAAGTTCCGAGGCTGCGACAAGAACGGGTGTCAGCTCCGACATAGCTTGCCAAAGATTCGTTGCTGCTCAACCAAGCCCGAATCCGGGCGCGAGCCTTGGAGAAACCATTCTATCGGTCCGGCCAGAACGTCGGCGATGGCACGCAGGTGCTCTTCTTCGCTTTGAGCGCGAAACGCCTCGGCGCGCAGTCGTTCCAACTCGGGACCATAGGTCTCCCAGCGGCGAACGTGGGCGGCGAGAGCAGCCTTCTCCTCGTCTTTGTTCATATAGTTTCGCTGATGCGTTTGACGACTTGCTCCACGGTTAGCCCAGCCCAAGCACGCGCGGAAGGCTGGTGCGTGGTTTGGTGAAGGAATTCGTCGGGCGTGCCGAATGTCAGGAGTTTAGCCCTCGCGCTTTCTCCGTTCGCCGCCATCCACTCGGCGGTGGCCGTTCCAAGTCCACCGAGAATGGAATGTTCTTCGAGCGTCGCGACGGCTTTGGCTGAACGGAAAACCTCGGCCAAAAAATCCGTGTCGAGCGGCTTCAAAGAACCCATGCTGGCCACGCCGCAGTTGATACCGCCGGATTCCAACTGTGCCGCTGCGTCAATGGCCATCGGCAAGGTGTTGCCGAGCGCAAGAATCCAAGCGTCTTTGCCATCGCGCAGCTTTACGGCCTTGCCAATTTCTACTTTGAGCTCCGTTTTGTGGACGACCGGTTCACCTTTTTTCCCGATTCTGATGTAAACGGGCCCCGGGTAATCGAGAGCCGCGCGCAAGGCCGGCCGGAGCTCCATTTCATCGCCGGGAGCCAACACGGCAAGTCCGGGAACGAGGCGCAACATGCCCATGTCTTCCACCGAATGATGGGTCGATCCGAGCGAGGCGTAGGAAAGTCCTGCACCGGTGCCAACGAAGACGACGTTTTGATGATGGTAGCCGAGGTCGAGGCGGATTTGTTCGATCACGCGATACGTGATGAAAGAGGCAATGGTGTAGCAGACAGGCTTGAGTCCGCTGGCAGCCATCCCGGCGGCAACGCCGATCATATTGGCCTCGGCCACGCCGCAGTTGTAGAAGCGCGTGGGCGCGACCTCCTTGAACTTGTCGAAGAGACGGTTCCCGATGTCTCCTGAGAGCAGCACGATATCCTCGCGCTTCTGCGCGATTTTGGTGATCTCGTCGGCGAAAGCGTTACGCATCGAAAAAGTTAAAAGGCGGAATGCAAAGTGAAGAATTACTGCCTGCGGGCGGTCTTGATGCTGGAAACGAGTATAGCAGTAATCTCAC comes from Chthoniobacterales bacterium and encodes:
- a CDS encoding GxxExxY protein, with amino-acid sequence MDENEIGSAVVDCAVALPRDLWPGLLETVYEVTLARALERRGLRVERQVAVPIEYEGERFAEGFRADVIVEGKVLLELKSVEHVTPAHKKQLLTYLRLTGLKLGYLLNFGEALMRDGITRIINGSLDPIPLSTRASVRGNSSEEGFSQRHKGIGDLKL
- a CDS encoding AbrB/MazE/SpoVT family DNA-binding domain-containing protein produces the protein MDSSSTLLPSSLVTGKLQTTIPAVLARRHGIKTGTRLVWLADSKNKTLVARVLPDAVTRLREAQKIATGNKRAAAKLKAEYEADRAWQRAHDRQV
- a CDS encoding transketolase, with the translated sequence MRNAFADEITKIAQKREDIVLLSGDIGNRLFDKFKEVAPTRFYNCGVAEANMIGVAAGMAASGLKPVCYTIASFITYRVIEQIRLDLGYHHQNVVFVGTGAGLSYASLGSTHHSVEDMGMLRLVPGLAVLAPGDEMELRPALRAALDYPGPVYIRIGKKGEPVVHKTELKVEIGKAVKLRDGKDAWILALGNTLPMAIDAAAQLESGGINCGVASMGSLKPLDTDFLAEVFRSAKAVATLEEHSILGGLGTATAEWMAANGESARAKLLTFGTPDEFLHQTTHQPSARAWAGLTVEQVVKRISETI
- a CDS encoding type II toxin-antitoxin system VapC family toxin translates to MKKRYLIDTSALLAHLLQESGCEVVERLLEASGDKLAICILTWVEFEIFLSRSTYTAKEKARILSIYRAALGDPLPVDEKVGREALVIREALGARIPLTDLLIAACAKANGFVLVYRDKHLTSIPGDLLGQLRLPAKEARTRQAK
- a CDS encoding zinc-binding dehydrogenase; translation: MKTPAAILVEQRKPLVIDEVEVPALKRGQVLVEIHATRVCGSQIGEIDGVKGPDQFLPHLLGHEAGAIVLEIGPEVTHIAPGDRVVCHWRPGAGIDAGGSVYDWNGTKVNAGPITTFQKYAVISENRLTKVPPDTDFELCCLLADTLTTGFGIIHNDAKVQRGESVVIFGVGGIGLGVMLGAKLAGANAIIGVDLHDHKLAKAAEYGLTHQINASRENAAERIKAILGGLADVTIDGTGNPKVIETAYDLAKLRGGRCVLFGVMPHNQRVSIHTLPLHFGRILTGSEGGQSRPEKDIPRILDQLASARIDCSGFISHRGSLADIERIIGKMRSGEVIHAVANPRE
- a CDS encoding nucleotidyl transferase AbiEii/AbiGii toxin family protein; its protein translation is MSELTPVLVAASELVSFCRERDWPSCLIGGLAVQRWGEPRFTRDADLTLLTGFGSESVFIDELVGNFAPRRADAAEFAQRARVVLLKAGNGVDLDVALGALPFEERSVKRSSDYAFRESCVLPTCSAEDLIVHKVFAGRDRDWADVRGVLSRQGKQLDLSLIRKELCPLLEAKEDSESMEKFERLASGL
- a CDS encoding class I SAM-dependent methyltransferase: MSYVDFIAPIHKATTRDYLARVNDPEYPKAKAAELALKWDVEYWDGDRRTGYGGMNYDGRWRKVADLMAKHYGLKAGDKVLDIGCGKGFLLYDLTQAVPGIEVAGLEISSYAIDHAKPEVKDRMVHGKASEVPFADGEFDFVFSINTLHNLPCYDLDRALREMMRVGKKHRYLCVESWRNESEKANLLYWQLTCRAFFAPDEWEWWFKQTGYTGDHSFIYFE